The Candidatus Omnitrophota bacterium sequence CAGGGTTCACAGGTAGAATAAATAACGCAGCCCGACAAATCAATGGATTTTAACTTTTTGCAGGCAATCCTGATAGCATTAACTTCGGCATGTGCGGTTATATCGGTACTTTTCCAAACTATATTGTGGGCTAAGCTGACAACTCTGCCTTTTTTTACAATACAAGCTCCAAAAGGAGCCTGGCCTTTTTTTATTCCTTCTCTTGCTTTTTTTACCGCAAGAAGCATAAATTTCTTATCAGGCATAATTAATAAAAATAGGCGTTTAAAACATACTGCTGGACCATGCGATGAGTATTAAAAAAAGA is a genomic window containing:
- a CDS encoding nucleoside deaminase produces the protein MPDKKFMLLAVKKAREGIKKGQAPFGACIVKKGRVVSLAHNIVWKSTDITAHAEVNAIRIACKKLKSIDLSGCVIYSTCEPCPMCFSACHWSGISKIIFGANIKDAKKFGFSELEISCKKMKRAGRASMQIKGNFLRQKNIELFQEWFEQKDKRVY